In Anopheles arabiensis isolate DONGOLA chromosome 2, AaraD3, whole genome shotgun sequence, the genomic window ACTGCTCTTTCGTCCCATTGTTCGTTGCCTTTTGCATAGAGAGAACGGCCGCAAGGAATTGTGAAGCTAGTGTTTACGAAGTTAGCTTTCATTTGCCAACATTGCCCATCAAGGTTGCAAACGCTTTACCTCGGAATTGGTGTCTACAAAAGCTACGAACAGTTCCTAGCCAGTAGGCAGGCAGAGTAGGCAAGATTGTAATCCTTGAAACTGGTTTTAGATCCCCGAAAGCGGTCCTGTTTCCTCGCTCCATTTGCAATGGTGGACCCAACATGGATAGAAGTCAATGAAATAAAGGGCTTTATAACGTTTCTATCGAGTGTAAGTACGCAGCGCCCAGCCATGGCCAACCTCCGTGTGGAGGGCATTGCTTTGCAGCCTTACGGTAGCACATTATTAACATAGGCATTAATTTTACAGATCGATTGGTACGATCCGTGGCTGATTGGATTGATAGCTTTTCACATCTGCATCACCTCGACGGCACTGCTGACCAGAAACTATGGCAACTTTcaggtgtttttatttttcgtgcTTTGTAAGTGCTGCGTTACGTTACGTGTATCGATCGTGTTCGTTAAACCTTCGCGTCTGCGATTTTTCCCTCCGTTCTTTCCAGTGCTTCTAGTGTACTTTTCCGAGAGCATTAACGAGTACGCGGCCATCAATTGGAGGATTTTCTCCAAGCAACAGTACTTCGACGACAAGGGTTTATTCATATCGGTGGTGTTTTCCGTGCCAATACTTTTAAACTGCATGCTCATGGTGGTACGTACCAGCTGCTACTGCCCGTGCCGGAGTAGGCAATACTAACCCGCTCGTGTAATCCCACAGGGAAGCTGGCTGTACCAGTCAACGCAACTGATGTCCAAGCTGAAAACTGCCCAGCTGAAGCAGCAGATCCGCCAGTCCAACAGCCGGCAGCGGCTAAAGGACGCAAAGGAGGAATGAAATCCGCGTCGCGCGTATCTCCTGTTTTTGCTTTACCAACCCTGCTCCCGCTCTCCGCCGTGTGGTGCGCTGGATTGGAACTACAGAATCTAGTGGAgggtttttaaaaaaattaaatcaaaaacaaaaatcgccGTTACATTTGTGAGCAATCTTAGATCGGCGCATTGGGAGTGGGGGTGCACTAGAAGGGCACCGATTTGTTTGTAGCGTTAAAATCAAAGAGCCAAGCTCTCACAGTCTGTTAAAGTACCGGCAGTTTCAAAATGCCATCCGCTCCTGGTGCACCAACACAATCTTGCTAATAGTGTACCGCTTTGCGCACCTAATTAATAcagggttgttgttttttttgtttaaaaaaagaaaaagccgGTTGCTTCAGAGCTTGTGTGATTCAGTTGCAGCAGTGTTACTGTGTGCAATATCCTTCGGCATACCTCTGTGCAAGCGACACTTTTCGTAAATCATAATTAATCCTTTAGCGCGGCAATCATACCTTCCCTAGTCAGTATAtatttgtgcgtgtgtatctgtgtgtgctAGCAAAGTTAGAAAGCATTTAGAGCGGTAGAAAACGGAGGAAGAAAACGCAATGCTTTTGGTGTATGTGCCCTGCAGCTTTGGAACAATAACACAACCCCGCAACACTCCCGGTCTATGGTTACACTACTAGTGAACGAGTAATTCCACATCCACCACCCCAACCGCACGGTAAAAACCGGAGGGTTCGAGAGATTTTTAAATCCTAACGACGCAGCAATGCAAAGTTCATCACATCTTGCCGTAATATTGTCACGCGTATCATAATCACGTTTATTTTGGGTGGCATCTCGATAGGGAAACAAGAGGATATagttccattttttgttttatggtttACACAATTTTGTAGATAAAGCGTAAGAGGGCGAAAGGTGAACAAGAAACCGAAAGCGATTGATAAAATTGTTGAAtaaacggagagagagagagtttgtaGAGTAAAACTGGCCACTGTGCTGCAggtgtaaaaacaaaaccacacatcaACGCCATAAACGTGTATATctcaacagcaaacaaagaaatggatcattttgttttattaaaatctATAATATGCGAAACAGTTTCAGTATCCTTGCATCATTCTCTCGTATGCCCTCAGCGCGCAGCGGCTGTCGTTCTAGCCCTAAAACCCTCACTTCTGCCTCACTTCTTCAAACCGTGTAATTAAgttctcttgtttttttagtgATTTGGTTGTATTAAGTTTTGGTTTACCATCCGTATCCCGCCCACCGTCTTCTAGCACGCAAACGAGCTCCGTCTGTCtttagttttagtttgtttgtttgtttttttagataTCCCATTAGTTGTGATCGTTTAGAAATTTTGCTATAAAATGTAGATAGTAGAATGCTTAGCGATGCCTATTTGCATATAGTTTTCACTTCTCCCGTGTACTGTACCTTACTTCAATTGGATAATCCCTGTCTCGTGTGCTCGGTAGGGGGTTCTTTATCTCTTATTTTGCCGCTCACGTCGCCTTTTACCTAAATCAGTAAATATCAATCCAATTTGCAGTATATTGTGTATGCCTCTTGTAACATTGatgtaaaactaaaaaaatagtttaaacgTTTAATAGTGTATAACAATCGGTTTTGATGTACATTCTCTCTTTTCCCTATTCGTACGATCCGTCCATCCCTAAACCCAGAACAACCTGCACTTCATGCTGCACTCCATCATTTTCATCTCAACGCATGCTTGGTTTCGCGATAACGCGTGACTAGTATCGTTTCGgagcgtgtgtctgtgtgtacgtTCCAATTAATTTCGGGTGCAGGGTTCCTTTCCTCTCCTTTCCTTAGAGTCCTTTCATTATAGAAgggtaaattaatttaacagtAAATCGGGGCTCATTCCGGCTCGCACGCGCAATTCTAGTTGCGTCCACCCAAGTTTATCTCATTATCGTTTCataatctgtttttttttatgttttttgctttaGAGTTATAGTTCCCTCTCTGCCGCCTTACAGTCAACAAACGGTGCTGTTTGGTGAGTGTGGTGTGAAGAAACCGACCGTTTGTGACGTGCCCAAAACCCATGCGTACCGAAACTATGAATGCAAAAGTGCGCGATTGTCGATCCCATTTATCCAGCTTTGTTCATCAaattgtgagttttttttcttctcagttttgttttagtttagtttaggtAGCTCTCGGCGGCAAATGGTCGGCATTTTTAATGCACGGCCGTGGGGTCGTACTGCTAATCTGTGCCGTTCCGTAACACCGTAATATTGGCCGAATACGTGCTACCGAATTTGTTTTAAAGCTTCCGTCTACGTCACATCACACCCCTCCCCTCACATGATTGGTTAAACCATTCGAcccgttttttcttttgttttacatctGCTGGCATGCTGCTTCACAAAAGGAGTTCTATGTGTGTCCGTAGTTTGAAACGCAAAATTTGAAACGACCTCAACATTTGCCCCCACCGATGTGGCTTTTCGTTGCATTCGTCCTGGGGGGGAGCGGGAGGAGCAAAACAGACTGCATAAATTGCACATGCACCAGAATCTGGCTCATCCTGGTTCCTGCAAAGCTAATGCACGAATGCCAACAAGTTTGAGAcataaatatgtaaaataatCTCCACATTGAGCATTGTGGGACGATTCGAACTGTGAGTGGGAAATGTTTATGGCAACGTTAGAGACATTTGTAACAAATATAGTCATTAAACGGGGGAAGAACAAAGACACAGAACAAAGTCCAGCAAATGGACAGAggatttaaaatacaaaacaaaccttcTAACAATTAGTGGGCCCATCCCGAAGTTCCTTTTTCCCGCTTCAGCAGCCTCGCAGGCGTTCAAACGCACGTTGCCGTTGTGCCATTGCTGGCGGTCGTCGTGCCATCGAGTCGAAAGTCGCGGCTCTTGGAGCACATATCACAGATGCGTTTGACATCCGGGTTCAGGTAGGTACAGAAATTGCAATTCCATTCGGCACCGGCCGGCGCTCCACTGCCCGACGGACTGCCCGAGCCGGTCGGGCTGGGGTTTATGATTGTGACCGCGCCCGTATCGAATGTGGCCGTTTTCTTCTTGCCCTGGGCGGGCGCGCCGCAATGGCTCGGGTAAGCGCTTCCGCTGCCGGTCGCACTGTGgctgtgctggtggtgattgTTGACCAGTATCCCGGTGCTCGTTGAGCTGTGGGTTTTGTTCGTTTCCTTCGCCGGTAGACCGGTGGACGAGGACGAGCCCGAGCCCTGGGGTGTGATTTGTTTCTTCGTCACCGAATTTCTCCGACTGCTGCCGGCGGCGGGCGGCTCACCCTTGTTCGCTCCATTCTGGTCGAAACTTCCCAGCAGCAGATCGTCGTTCGTCGCGTTGTTTGAGAGCGACATTTTCGCCGCCTTCTGTACCAGCATGGTGGTGGCGGTTACCCCCGAACCGGTGGAAGGGTGGCGCTCGTGCCGTCGCCCCTCGGCCATCGGTTGCTTCGTGGAGGAAAGCCCTGCCGAAGACTGCCGGACTATGCCGTCGACCTTGTCGGCCGCTTTCGGCTTCATCGCTTTCAGCTTTTCGTTGTGGTTGCGGCGTAGTGTCGCGCTGGAGGAAGCGTTGCCGGACTCTCTTCTGcccgaatgatgatgatgatgatggtcatGATGGTCGTCCGTCATCAGGTCATTACGACGCCTTCGTCGGAGGTCGTCCTCCTCCGCCGCCGTACCGATCAGATGATTATCATCGGCGTCCAGTTCGTCCGCCAGAAAGTCACCCCGCTCGCCCAAATCCTTCGAGTAGCCCTGCTTTTCCAAGTTTTGGTAGACGTAGTTCCACGTTTCGTAACACCCGATACCGTCCTGGTTTTTGCTGGAGATGCGCCTGCTAACGTTACTGCTCTGCTCCTGCTCCCGCTGCAACTGCTCGTCCTCGTAGCTATCGAAATCCGACTGCCGGGAGTTGCGCGACGTCTGATGGTGCAAAtagtgatgatggtggtggtgtggctgctgctgctgctgctccttctgGTTTCGCTCGGCCAGCGCTTCTGGCAGCATGTCACTCTCGTAGTCAATCAGCAGTTCGGCATTTTTGTGGTACCGGTCCAGCTTTTTGGCACATCCGCTGCCGGAGCGTAGCGTATCGGTGCCCCGGCGCATGCTAGACATCATGTCGTAATCGTCGTACCCTTTTTTCTTGCCACTCAAAATAGATGCTGCCGGCTGGGCGGGCACCAATGGCGTGCCGTAGGCGGCGGTTTGCGTAGCCGCCACCGACGACATCGGTGCGCCACCGTAGATCGACGAATCGACCGGCTGACAGTAGGAAGGCGGTGCGGCCATCATGCCATTCGGTCCACGGTAGCCGGGATAGGCCAGATTCATTGCCGGATGCCGGTACGAGCCGCAACCGTCCACCAATCCGTTCTGGTGATGTTTCAGCTGGCCCCCGCCATTCATAAACATCGGCCCGGGCCCGGGTATCCCCATCGGGAAGTTGGTGGTGCCAGCGTACTGCAACGGTGGGTAGCGTCCGCTGCCTGGAACATTGTTATAGGGATGATTGTTACTGTTGCAACTAGTTACAGCACCGGCACTGGGACCGTTCGCTACTCCGCCGGCCACACCACACGATAGCAGTCCATCGAGCGGCCCGCCCTCGTACGCTGGCTGCATACCGGCCGCCGACGAACCGGCACCTTGCGAGCCTCCGTACGGCGTTGCGAGCGTGTAGTGGTACGGTTGATCAATGGAGTGTCGCTGCATGTACGCACTCATGCCGTACATGTTGGCGGccgaggcagcagcagcagcagctgcagccgcACTGTTCGCGTCCTGATAGTGATCGAGCGATTTCGAATGGGGCATCGTTCCCAGCGCTGGTGCGcaagcttgctgctgctgctgctgctgcgacgcAGATGTAGTTGTCGTCGGTTGAAAATTCTGGTAACTactatgttgttgttgttgttgatgatgatgatgatgatgatgatgcgaagaAGGGAGATGATGGGGATGATATGCACCGCCGTACGCGTTTGCTGGCATTTGCTgctgtgatggtggtggtggtggcggtaccggcggtggttgctgctgttgttgatgatgctgttgGCTATGAATACTACAGGGTGCACCAGCAACAGCGCTATTGTACAGCTGACTACTACCAACAACGCCACCGTTCCCACCACCATTTGCACCGCAAtatgcggcggcggcggctgctgctgcggccggTGGTGGAACAGGGGGAGGTTGTTGGCTTTGCACATGGAACTGATACGGGTTGCATGAATTGCAGCTACTAGCAGGCGCTAAAGCGGACGCACTATTATTGCCGTACGTGTCTGGAGAgaagagagacaaaaaaattGAAGAACATGTACGTCATACGTCACTCGAAGCGAGTAGAGAAGAGCGCTGAAGACAATATGAAAACATAAACCGGAAATGAGGTTGTTAATGTGAATCTTATGCagataacaaacaaacgaacaaacacagGATTCTGTGCGTTTCATCGTGTTGACGTTGTGCAGTTTTGGAGCGaggaaggaaacaaacaaacgatataAGTAGTAGTAATAGATTAAATACGAAGACCATGCAAAATATTACTTATAATGAGAGAGTTTGTTAGGACAACCGCAAAGGCTTGTTATAGCCGATGATCAACATTTATTAAAAGTTTCTCGTAACGTACAGGCACGTCGCTTATAAAATGtaatcaattaaaatgtgATTTCTTCATTGAAAAGACAGACATTCGTTGAAATGTGGACAAACGTACGTACAACTCAGGTAGATCATTTAGCAGCAAAGCCTCGTTAAGCTAATTGCAAACTGCCAAAGTTAATTTACTATAGAAATTATAAGTATGATAATATTATCAATAgctaaattaatattttataaaaggTTTTAGACGTATAGGAAACAAAGCAACACATACATtagacaacagcaacaacaacaaaaaaacaagaataacAACAGTGAACCTAAATGTGTATGTTGAATTACGAATAAACACACATTCGTGATGAACTTTATCTTAATCTTAGACAAGTTAAAAGCTTTATGAAATCTAGTTATGGTTAGGAGTGGAAGATACATTCATATTGCggaatgcaaatgcaaatgcagcTGCCATAACAGCGCATTCAGGTACTGAAAACAAGATGATTCGTTAAGCAGCATGCAAGTGTAACTAGTTTCACTACGAGCTAGCTAAATATGACAATGTTAGAACAGCGATTTCTACGGCACGTGTTGCTACTAATTGACTACGGCTCGCCATAGTATACCTCTTAGctttgcttgttgttttttgtgatgCTTTTCCTGTATCGACAGCGCCATTTGCTTCACCGTTTGCATTACGTCAGCTGCGAATAGGTAAAAATATAGGAAACATAAGAAATGATCTCATAAAGTAAAATGCACGATTGGCTTTTGAGTTCTGCTTACCAGCATGATAGCTTCTGAAGTTGTAAATGTCAATCCAATCTATCGACAGTCGTAGCGGAGTAAGTTCACTGTAAATTCGTTTCATCATCTACGGTTAAGTaaagaaaagaggaaagaaTTTTACTTATTATTTGATCTTGTggtatcattttttttcatcgcaTTCTCCCAACCTGGCATTCCACGTACGCTGTAATAGCGTCCCGCGCAACGTTCATCACTTGATCGGGACAGATTGGACCGTCCAAGATGAGTGTCTTGTTCGGCATCAGCTGATAGCCCATGgcttgaaatagtttttccgCGTTCACCAGATTGGCGGCAATTTCGTGCTGGTAAAAGCCGGAATACATCTGCAAGAGGGACAAAACGGTGTTAAATATGAAACAATTTTGCTACGTTTCCCGGTAGACTTTCGGGACATTGACACAATACCTTTATCACTTTATATTCCTTTCGCCATGGTTTCACGAACAGATTGTTGGCATATTGGCTGATTGCCTCAAATCCGATCGATGCTTTGTAGGCCGAAAAATCGTCCAAATGTGCAACCGAACTGCAGCACCAGAGCAAAAAGTAGCATGGGACACCATCAATTATTAAATGCGGGACAATGAAAAGCGTTTCGATATACAGCTTCAAAATGGCTGTTGGGAGATATAACTTACCTGTCGAACGCATATCTTGTATCGTCGAGATAAAATTTCTCATTTGGTGGCACCTTCCCCAATCGTTTCTCGATCAAAtctgaaaataaaatagaaatgataaagtgttgttatttgttttgattattttatatgCCATCATGGGATAATTTTATTAtacaagataaaaaaaacacatacgaAAAAcatcatacagggttttccaggagttctcatagctgtgggacacatTATTGAGTCTTTCTTACcggaaatgaacttaatgtaatgggaactagactctatggcacccttgttggacaaatccaataagaaTTTCCAACGAGCCTGTCAAAATAGGTGCCATGGagttcaatttccatcatttgtAGTTAAAGAGTCAAGCAAGTGTCTCACAACtttgagaacccctggaaaaccttGTAATagtgagaataaaaaaaatgtttacattttactaTTCTTCGGCGTCTATTCAACTATGAAGAACAAGTAAgattccaaacaaaacaaagtacATTAGtctcatgtttttgttttgatgtaaTGACTCATCTCGTGGGACTTACACACTTCGTTTTTGGTGTTTCTTGTTCTGggttcataaaaaaacaatcaacaaccaATTGACCCGTGAATCATCCCATTTAAATTCTCGCTATAGTCGAATGGCAGTTGCTTTCCAAGGTGGTTCAATTGTCATTCCCTTAACGGGAAGAAGGTTAGCTTGTAGCAGCAGCGTTTCCCTTATCTAGAGGCGAGAAGCGTGTGATTCTGCAACAGGTTTGATAAGGATAATTGCGAATTCAATCAAGGCACTGCTCTTGAGAAAGTGATTCATGCTTTATCGTGTATATAGTGAAATGATAACGCAGCAACCTCGACTCTCATAGTGCGACACAGTTCAACCACAATCAGTAAGCGGATTGTTTGAAGTTTCTAGAAAGTAGGGTCCTAAAACCATGCTCTGCCATAGTCTGACACTTACTTAAAAGAGCGATCTTTGTTTCATCATCAGATCAGGCGCTTGTTCAATGTTCACGCTTAACAGAAAGCCCTTTCTGTTCGGACCCGCGCTTGCCAGACATTTCATATTGACCTTTAATAGCTGCTAAATTTATTCTTACgacatttgtttttgctttgcaatAGTATTTGCCGCAATCTACACCTCGTGTCGAACGTTTCCATGATTGCATTGATAGTTCTGTAATCAGTCACATTGTCGCACCTGTGCAATAGGTGATATTATTAAAGCCCCGTGTGTTTATGAGAGAACAATTTAAATCCCCTTACGGCAACGGCTACGAGAAAACAGGTTCTCGCTTCCATTACTATTCCACCGACCCCCGCTACTCCTCCGAACTTGCTCTCTGCCGGTAACCGCTAGCAATTGAGTCATCCCTTACCTTCTAGGTCGCGCCGCAGTTCGATCTTCAGCATCGATTCCTCCGACTCGACATACTTCCAGTGATGCTCCAATATTTGCTTCCACAGCGCGTCGTGTGTTTCGCTCGCTCCATAGGCCATTGTGGTGGGTCGGTTCGGAGCTGCGTTCGTACACCAATGAGTGAACTCCAATCGGTCGGCCAGTACGATTATTGGCAAttgatttttccttttccttcactCGGCCCCGCGCTGCCCTTCGTGCCCTTCGGTGCGTGCCGTTGACCCGATTGCACGACGGAACCGGAAGCAAACTGATGGAACCGTTCACGTTTGCACTTGAGCCCGTACCGCTCACCGCCGTATCATCGGGTCCCCCGTTCACCACCTGTGCCCCCTCGAACGTTTACACTGCTGCCCTTTCTATGCACATTTGGTTTCGGATGCTTTGCGTGTGTCCTTTTTGCGCGTTCAATACCTTGCACTTCACCGCACAGACACAGGCATAGCCGCGCACAAACACTAGCAGAGGTTTTGGAAGGAATCCAGCAAATTCCTGCATAACCAGCACATACCACCACCAGGCACGGGTACACTTTGGCTCATCGCTGCACACACATAGTGCACACACCTCGCGTATAATTATAGTGAGACTCGTCCGCTCGAGCCAGTAGCGCACATGACGACtagcaataaaaagaaacacacaaaaattctATTAAAAGATCTGCATAGCCAgctccgtccgtccgtcggCGACACCAGAAGGAggagagaaaaacacacacacgcacacacaatccGTGTCTCGTCCACCAGTCGATGATGTGTcaggtgttttgttgttgttattgctttGGCTTATCGCTCATCATTTACCATCACCAATCATGTCTATGATTAATCTCGGAAGCAGTAGAGCTGCTCGTAAGATCACTTTTCCAACACCAATTGTCATATTCCGtaggttgctgctgctttcctgCTGCGCTACTGAGAATCCTATTACTAACACGCACTTCCGCACAGCTACACCACTTCCGTGACTGATGATGCACCGATTACTTTTCCTCTTCCCCTCCACCAAATCAAAACACTAACCTTGTCCTAGATTCGGGCCTGGGACAGGGATTACTTTTAAGCAGTAAATTATACGGAAAAACTACAGCAAGTTTGCGTGATGCACAATCTACAGCCAATTCCAAGCTTCCGCACGACAAAACCAAAGGAATTTGTGACAGATGTAATCCTGCACCGATTTCTTCGCACTTCACTGCAATTCGAGGCGCCACCGATTATtccgcacgcacacaagcacacattcCATCACATCGTTTCCGTGCAAGAAGGATTTATCGTGATGGGCTTCCGTAAATGTGCGATAGAAGCCAAGAGATTGCAAACTTATGGACGATCCaatatttgtgtaattttttctttttatttacgTTTTTCCTCCGAAGCAGTGTGAAAGGGGAAAGGCAAACTGTGCTACTGTCAAAACTGACGGACAAGTTCTGTCGGACAATTGACAGTTTCCGACACGCTGTAGGAGCTGTTCGGAAAAGATCCGACATTCGAATAATTCTCCATGACGGTTAAAATACATTGCAATAGGTTGCCTTTTCAGCTCTGCTAGAAAGTTTCGTCGTACATTTTGCGATTTTTTTCGATTGTATCCAGTTATTATTTTGGAGCAGAGCTAATGGGCTCCGGAAAGTATGAATTTAGATGTTGGGGTGGGAAGGATTTTCGTATTGAAGGTGAGTTGTGAAATATCTTTATAAcctataatattttaatactcCTTCAAGAAATCGTTATAATAGTGAGAAACTTCAACAACTTTGATTTTTTACAGAAGTTTAAGCATACTTATGGGATTTTGATAAGATTTTCAATGTTGGATTACCGGCCGTCATGTTTCTTCATTTCGccatgttgtttatttttgccaattttatATCTGCTcattacacacacatcaagttgaaaatataaattatcgCAAAACTACCTGAACAAGCCatgaaattattaaaacaattgaaattcCGATCGGAGCCGGTCACGATCGTCTGTGTGAGCAGTCAACTCTCGGATGTAAACGAGTCGAACCAATTTTTGCCGAAAAGAACAATCTGTCGGACGGtgcaagaaaaagaagacgaCCTCCATTTTCACGAAGGAAGTCGCGCAGTTCGTGCGAAGAAGTTGTAGGAACCCCATTACTCAACGACGACCGTGGAACTTTAGGCGTTAGTTCAGCAGTACTCTaaatccagcagcagccgcaaacAACAACGATGTCGATGATTTCTGCCCGTCTGGCGGCCTCGGTGGCCCGCAGCCTGCCCAGAACCGCGACCCAGGTGAGCTAAATTGACTGCAAAAATTTCATCAC contains:
- the LOC120894199 gene encoding transmembrane protein 18; its protein translation is MVDPTWIEVNEIKGFITFLSSIDWYDPWLIGLIAFHICITSTALLTRNYGNFQVFLFFVLLLLVYFSESINEYAAINWRIFSKQQYFDDKGLFISVVFSVPILLNCMLMVGSWLYQSTQLMSKLKTAQLKQQIRQSNSRQRLKDAKEE
- the LOC120894135 gene encoding protein tamozhennic isoform X1, translating into MAYGASETHDALWKQILEHHWKYVESEESMLKIELRRDLEDLIEKRLGKVPPNEKFYLDDTRYAFDSSVAHLDDFSAYKASIGFEAISQYANNLFVKPWRKEYKVIKMYSGFYQHEIAANLVNAEKLFQAMGYQLMPNKTLILDGPICPDQVMNVARDAITAYVECQMMKRIYSELTPLRLSIDWIDIYNFRSYHAADVMQTVKQMALSIQEKHHKKQQAKLRDTYGNNSASALAPASSCNSCNPYQFHVQSQQPPPVPPPAAAAAAAAAYCGANGGGNGGVVGSSQLYNSAVAGAPCSIHSQQHHQQQQQPPPVPPPPPPSQQQMPANAYGGAYHPHHLPSSHHHHHHHHQQQQQHSSYQNFQPTTTTSASQQQQQQQACAPALGTMPHSKSLDHYQDANSAAAAAAAAASAANMYGMSAYMQRHSIDQPYHYTLATPYGGSQGAGSSAAGMQPAYEGGPLDGLLSCGVAGGVANGPSAGAVTSCNSNNHPYNNVPGSGRYPPLQYAGTTNFPMGIPGPGPMFMNGGGQLKHHQNGLVDGCGSYRHPAMNLAYPGYRGPNGMMAAPPSYCQPVDSSIYGGAPMSSVAATQTAAYGTPLVPAQPAASILSGKKKGYDDYDMMSSMRRGTDTLRSGSGCAKKLDRYHKNAELLIDYESDMLPEALAERNQKEQQQQQPHHHHHHYLHHQTSRNSRQSDFDSYEDEQLQREQEQSSNVSRRISSKNQDGIGCYETWNYVYQNLEKQGYSKDLGERGDFLADELDADDNHLIGTAAEEDDLRRRRRNDLMTDDHHDHHHHHHSGRRESGNASSSATLRRNHNEKLKAMKPKAADKVDGIVRQSSAGLSSTKQPMAEGRRHERHPSTGSGVTATTMLVQKAAKMSLSNNATNDDLLLGSFDQNGANKGEPPAAGSSRRNSVTKKQITPQGSGSSSSTGLPAKETNKTHSSTSTGILVNNHHQHSHSATGSGSAYPSHCGAPAQGKKKTATFDTGAVTIINPSPTGSGSPSGSGAPAGAEWNCNFCTYLNPDVKRICDMCSKSRDFRLDGTTTASNGTTATCV
- the LOC120894135 gene encoding protein tamozhennic isoform X2 gives rise to the protein MNPEQETPKTKCLNRRRRIVKYLIEKRLGKVPPNEKFYLDDTRYAFDSSVAHLDDFSAYKASIGFEAISQYANNLFVKPWRKEYKVIKMYSGFYQHEIAANLVNAEKLFQAMGYQLMPNKTLILDGPICPDQVMNVARDAITAYVECQMMKRIYSELTPLRLSIDWIDIYNFRSYHAADVMQTVKQMALSIQEKHHKKQQAKLRDTYGNNSASALAPASSCNSCNPYQFHVQSQQPPPVPPPAAAAAAAAAYCGANGGGNGGVVGSSQLYNSAVAGAPCSIHSQQHHQQQQQPPPVPPPPPPSQQQMPANAYGGAYHPHHLPSSHHHHHHHHQQQQQHSSYQNFQPTTTTSASQQQQQQQACAPALGTMPHSKSLDHYQDANSAAAAAAAAASAANMYGMSAYMQRHSIDQPYHYTLATPYGGSQGAGSSAAGMQPAYEGGPLDGLLSCGVAGGVANGPSAGAVTSCNSNNHPYNNVPGSGRYPPLQYAGTTNFPMGIPGPGPMFMNGGGQLKHHQNGLVDGCGSYRHPAMNLAYPGYRGPNGMMAAPPSYCQPVDSSIYGGAPMSSVAATQTAAYGTPLVPAQPAASILSGKKKGYDDYDMMSSMRRGTDTLRSGSGCAKKLDRYHKNAELLIDYESDMLPEALAERNQKEQQQQQPHHHHHHYLHHQTSRNSRQSDFDSYEDEQLQREQEQSSNVSRRISSKNQDGIGCYETWNYVYQNLEKQGYSKDLGERGDFLADELDADDNHLIGTAAEEDDLRRRRRNDLMTDDHHDHHHHHHSGRRESGNASSSATLRRNHNEKLKAMKPKAADKVDGIVRQSSAGLSSTKQPMAEGRRHERHPSTGSGVTATTMLVQKAAKMSLSNNATNDDLLLGSFDQNGANKGEPPAAGSSRRNSVTKKQITPQGSGSSSSTGLPAKETNKTHSSTSTGILVNNHHQHSHSATGSGSAYPSHCGAPAQGKKKTATFDTGAVTIINPSPTGSGSPSGSGAPAGAEWNCNFCTYLNPDVKRICDMCSKSRDFRLDGTTTASNGTTATCV
- the LOC120894135 gene encoding protein tamozhennic isoform X3, which translates into the protein MYSGFYQHEIAANLVNAEKLFQAMGYQLMPNKTLILDGPICPDQVMNVARDAITAYVECQMMKRIYSELTPLRLSIDWIDIYNFRSYHAADVMQTVKQMALSIQEKHHKKQQAKLRDTYGNNSASALAPASSCNSCNPYQFHVQSQQPPPVPPPAAAAAAAAAYCGANGGGNGGVVGSSQLYNSAVAGAPCSIHSQQHHQQQQQPPPVPPPPPPSQQQMPANAYGGAYHPHHLPSSHHHHHHHHQQQQQHSSYQNFQPTTTTSASQQQQQQQACAPALGTMPHSKSLDHYQDANSAAAAAAAAASAANMYGMSAYMQRHSIDQPYHYTLATPYGGSQGAGSSAAGMQPAYEGGPLDGLLSCGVAGGVANGPSAGAVTSCNSNNHPYNNVPGSGRYPPLQYAGTTNFPMGIPGPGPMFMNGGGQLKHHQNGLVDGCGSYRHPAMNLAYPGYRGPNGMMAAPPSYCQPVDSSIYGGAPMSSVAATQTAAYGTPLVPAQPAASILSGKKKGYDDYDMMSSMRRGTDTLRSGSGCAKKLDRYHKNAELLIDYESDMLPEALAERNQKEQQQQQPHHHHHHYLHHQTSRNSRQSDFDSYEDEQLQREQEQSSNVSRRISSKNQDGIGCYETWNYVYQNLEKQGYSKDLGERGDFLADELDADDNHLIGTAAEEDDLRRRRRNDLMTDDHHDHHHHHHSGRRESGNASSSATLRRNHNEKLKAMKPKAADKVDGIVRQSSAGLSSTKQPMAEGRRHERHPSTGSGVTATTMLVQKAAKMSLSNNATNDDLLLGSFDQNGANKGEPPAAGSSRRNSVTKKQITPQGSGSSSSTGLPAKETNKTHSSTSTGILVNNHHQHSHSATGSGSAYPSHCGAPAQGKKKTATFDTGAVTIINPSPTGSGSPSGSGAPAGAEWNCNFCTYLNPDVKRICDMCSKSRDFRLDGTTTASNGTTATCV